A section of the Oncorhynchus gorbuscha isolate QuinsamMale2020 ecotype Even-year linkage group LG06, OgorEven_v1.0, whole genome shotgun sequence genome encodes:
- the LOC124037639 gene encoding LOW QUALITY PROTEIN: fibulin-1-like (The sequence of the model RefSeq protein was modified relative to this genomic sequence to represent the inferred CDS: deleted 1 base in 1 codon): MGPGIVILFSLFGVLDGQGGKQMSIDECCKDGRDRGIDNQDCTALPLISESTTCRIVQEQCCATVLEDSICTNGINMAKDQGGCDTQFPGSTCETKTAKMCCDCCLLGRAAQEKGLPCDHSLSLGYQCGLVSRACCDDGAPDVKTNTLVPDKDNEALTGKDNPLLNECSNAKCAQECVGNGTCACFKGYKLKPDGKNCEDINECLLGASNCRGGERCINTLGSFRCQREVSCGTGYELTDSNNCKDIDECESGTHNCAPDFMCQNTQGSFRCRPKNQCGDGYIQDALGSCIDINECLAQTGPCHPGQSCMNTVGSFTCQRNSVNCGRGYHLNDNGNRCVDIDECKGPDGECAGHGCINLVGSFRCECKIGFIFNSISRVCEDINECRHYPGRLCAHKCENAVGSYKCSCTQGFKLASDGRNCDDLNECESSPCSQECANVYGSYQCYCRRGYQLSDRDGINCEDIDECALPTGGHICSYRCHNTPGSFHCNCPATGYTLAPNGRSCQDVDECVTGTHTCSETESCFNVQGGFRCLSFECPPNYRRAGEKARVERSDTVRCVKSCQPNDISCVLDPVHSVSHTVISMPTFREFTRPEEIVFLRTMSMAHSSPHISSDIVFDILEGNVQNSFDIVKREEHGIIVGVVRQVKPLIGPLNMVLKLAMNYVTSGVVSHRNIVSVHIFISEFWF, translated from the exons atgGGTCCCGGTATAGTTATACTTTTCTCTCTGTTTGGAGTTCTCGACGGACAAG GTGGAAAACAGATGTCAATAGATGAGTGCTGTAAGGATGGTCGGGACCGGGGCATTGATAACCAGGACTGCACagccctccctctcatctccgaGTCCACCACATGCAG GATAGTACAGGAGCAGTGCTGCGCGACGGTACTGGAGGACTCCATCTGCACAAACGGCATCAACATGGCCAAAGACCAGGGGGGCTGTGACACCCAGTTTCCTGGAAGCACCTGCGAGACCAAGACcgcaaag ATGTGCTGTGACTGTTGTCTGCTGGGCCGGGCTGCTCAGGAGAAGGGTCTGCCCTGTGACCACAGC TTGTCTCTGGGCTACCAGTGTGGCCTGGTGTCCCGGGCCTGCTGCGATGACGGAGCCCCCGATGTGAAGACCAACACTCTGG TTCCTGACAAAGACAACGAGGCCCTCACTGGCAAGGATAATCCGTTACTGAATGAGTGCAGTAATG CGAAGTGTGCACAGGAATGTGTGGGCAACGGCACCTGTGCCTGCTTCAAAGGCTACaaactcaaaccagatgggaagaACTGTGAAG atataaATGAGTGCCTGCTGGGTGCCAGTAACTGCCGAGGAGGTGAGCGCTGCATCAACACGCTGGGGTCATTTCGTTGCCAAAGAGAGGTCAGCTGTGGTACCGGTTACGAGCTTACCGACAGCAACAATTgcaaag ACATTGACGAGTGTGAGTCGGGCACCCACAACTGCGCCCCGGACTTTATGTGTCAGAACACTCAGGGGTCATTCCGCTGTCGGCCCAAGAACCAGTGTGGCGATGGATACATCCAGGATGCCCTGGGCAGCTGCATCG ACATCAATGAGTGTCTGGCCCAGACTGGGCCTTGCCACCCTGGCCAGTCGTGTATGAACACGGTAGGCTCCTTCACCTGCCAGAGGAACTCTGTCAACTGTGGCCGGGGATACCACCTAAACGACAACGGCAACCGCTGCGTGG ATATCGATGAGTGTAAAGGTCCTGATGGAGAGTGTGCAGGCCATGGCTGTATCAACCTGGTAGGATCGTTCCGTTGTGAGTGTAAGATTGGCTTCATCTTCAACAGCATCAGCCGCGTCTGCGAAG ATATCAATGAGTGCAGGCACTACCCTGGGCGCCTCTGTGCCCACAAGTGTGAGAATGCCGTGGGGTCCTATAAGTGCAGCTGCACCCAAGGCTTCAAGCTGGCCAGCGACGGCAGGAACTGTGATG ATCTAAACGAATGTGAGAGCAGCCCTTGCAGTCAAGAGTGTGCCAACGTGTACGGCTCCTACCAGTGCTACTGTCGCCGTGGCTACCAGCTCAGTGACAGGGATGGCATCAACTGTGAAG ACATTGATGAGTGTGCCTTGCCCACCGGGGGTCACATCTGCTCTTACCGCTGCCACAACACCCCCGGGAGCTTCCACTGCAACTGCCCCGCCACCGGCTATACTCTGGCCCCCAATGGACGCAGCTGCCAGG ATGTTGATGAGTGTGTGACAGGGACACACACCTGCTCTGAGACAGAGAGCTGCTTCAATGTACAGGGTGGATTCAGATGCTTGTCCTTTGAGTGTCCGCCAAACTATCGCAGAGCGGGAGAGAA GGCAAGGGTCGAGCGCTCAGACACCGTCCGTTGTGTGAAGTCGTGCCAGCCCAATGACATCAGCTGTGTCCTGGACCCTGTACACTCCGTCTCCCACACTGTCATCTCCATGCCTACCTTCAGGGAGTTCACCAGGCCTGAAG AGATAGTTTTCCTGAGAACCATGTCGATGGCGCACTCCTCCCCCCACATCAGCTCCGACATCGTGTTCGACATCCTGGAGGGAAATGTCCAGAATTCCTTCGACATCGTCAAACGTGAGGAGCACGGCATAATCGTGG